The DNA segment TATGCTACTACCACTTCTACCGCTTCTGGATAAACAACTGACTCAACCGTATCTACTAGTTCAGTACCAGTCCTTTCTTTATTGTAAAAAAAGGTTATGCCGGTACTGATGCTACCATTGGTGCTTTGCCTCCTCCACTACAGGAGGTACCCCGGATAAGCTACTGAAGCCACTGCTCGTGCTAGTTAATCCATAATGAAAGCACGAATGCTAAAGAATTTTCCGCTAGCTCTATGAATGAGGCTATAGGTTACAGATCTAGTACGATATGCCGCTACCACGTAAGTTGAGGAGAAAAAGTCTATCACCAAGTTCTGCAAAGTTACGAGAAGGTAGTTCGCAGGACCTGTGGTGTTCTTTGGTTTGGGCTAATAGCTTTGTAGCTGCGAAAAAGCAGTGGAAATACCCTATAaaatgagttcattaggatCTTGTACACATATGCAAAGAGCTCATTAATGGTTTTCCCCTTTTTTGGAAGAGTTCTGAGACAAACTTCTTGAAAGGATAAGATTCTTTCTTATATAAGTAACCTCACAGATATCACACGCCACCATTCGCTCTCCATCATCATCTTTCGCACCACATTCACATCTCACTTTCATACCACAACTGCGTGTTTAAGTCCATTCCAATCCCTCTCATATCATATGAAGTTCTGCACCACCACGAGTAAGCAGAGTATGGGATATAAGAGCAAAACGATCAGCAGGTTCAGAATGCTCACTGACTAATGGAGAGGCCCAATGAAGTCTAGAAGCTTTCCGGAATTAGAGTGCTACCAAGAATCTGTTCTTAACAGGCTCTCTTTGCGGGTCATCACCTGGGCCCTTGATGTGGGCGGACTGGCTACCCTTCCTCCACGCTTCTTTAGAACTCAGAGTGACCGTAAGGCACCTCTGCCGACGTAAGATGGTTCGTTGCATCTCCGTGCCCTGAAATGCGGTCCATTCGGTTTTGCTTAACCCAAATGGTAATGAAGGTTAACTCTTCGTGTTTTTGCTTGTCTTCTTCCAAAGACTGAATTGATTGTCTAATCGTGGTAACATCAACCTGTAATTCTACAAGTATCCAAATGTGATTGAGCGCTTCTGGTCTCCATAGTAGGTGGGTAAGTTCTTCCCATGTAATTATCTGGCAGGTCGGACCAAATTCATTACTGTAATGAATGAATTCCGGGATATCATCTTAGTAAAGATAGAAGAGTAGACGAGAATGGCACAAGTGCCCAGAAGTTAACAAGAAGATGGTCTTAGGTGCGAGAGGCGGTGTTCGATAatctgatttttcttttcttgattTCGCTGCTACTGCAGTTCAGGTGCTATTTGAAAAGAAATAGGACTTTATTGAACATAGCAATAGGACTCATTACCAGGTTGCTTTTTCCTACGGCAAGAGAAGCCCTTTACAATAGGAGATAAGGAACCCCTCAATTAAGATTAGGAAACAAGGATGAAGAGAAAaggtaaaatattattaatggaAAGAAAAGATGCACTAAAAGAAAGATCAAGTAGACTCTCCCTCTCTAAAGGCTTTTCCCAGCCAAGAGCCAAAGACTAATAATAATCTTTTCCTACCTTACTCCCTACACCACTAACCCTTTAAATACTTTTCTAACTTACTCTCCTATTCACGTATTGCCCTTGGGCCTCCTAGAGTAAACTTTCCAAACCTTAGGCCCACTTGTCAACATGGAGTAAGCCTTCTGTATCATAATAAGTAATTATGGACTTCAATCATGTTGATCGGTAAAGCAGCATTCCACGAGGACTATAATTAGAGAAAACAAATCTTCCCTTTATATTACTGCCATACAGATTGTGCAACTGTTGGAAAACCATTCATTTACAATCGTTGTTTACTTTACACTACTCCAAAATGACTTATCATGTTCAAGTGAACATTAGATATTCAAATCCCAATTCATAAAAAACTCTCATATATAAAGCTTTCAAAGAtatagtgataaaaaaaaaatcatgttaaATACTTCATGTATCACGGAAAATCAGAACATACCTCACCACACTGTATTTATTACTGAATAACTTCATTAAGTCTAATGCAGCACCTCCTGCTTTACTGTGTGACATAAAAAATGGTATTCCAGTTCATATTATCAAGTAAGTCAACATCCGGTTCTGTGATGTTGAAAATTGTTAAGCAACCAGGAGAAAACAACGCCAGTGAAAACACAATACCTAGCAGTAGGATATTCAGCAGATCGGCGACCCTTTTTGCTCAGTCTGCTCTCTCTTGCAGTTGCTACACTTTGAATTGCAATCTaatgcaccaaaaataataagaATATAATAAGTGAAATGCTATAAGATAGAGTGAACCAAAAACACAGTATAGTACATCTAAACAGTTCAAGTTTAACCTCGTAAAGTTGTTCCCTAATTGCAAAGGCAACTGCAGGCTGCCAAAAAACAAATCCAACAATTAAATTGTTTACCTAAAAAGAACATGGTGTATGTAGGGGAAGAGGGTGACTGGAAGGAGATGCAATAATGAATAGCATTACTTACTCCAACTTCAGGGTCTTCAATATCCATATCTTTACAAAAGGTTTTAGCGAAGTCTTCGGGATCACTATCAAAGTTGTTTAAGTCCTGAAATTCATTATGCATACACGCAGTGTGTAACAATGgaataatagaaaaatataaattgcCTCAAATGTGTAATGGCAATGAATAGCTTATACCCATAAAAACTGATCCTTGATTAGAGTGTGATTCACCCGGAGATCAAGCTGAGAAGAAGCAAGTATCGTGATAAGTATCGCATAACCAAGGTTTCAAACAGGTACCTGTAGACATTAaaggaaaaaaattcacaatcaTGAAAAACAAAAACCTTGATTGGAAGAATTTTCTCGCCGGTGAACATATCTTGGCCTTCATAGGAACGGAACTCAGCCAGTTGTGTCTAAGTACATAAACGTGAAcggaaaaaaaattagaaaggcTTGAATGGAACAGAATACTGCAAAATTAAAGaacaaatttatcaaatttcaaTGCGAGAAAACCTGAATGGACTGAGCGATCTGCATAACAAAAGCAGGAGGCAACTTCAAGTCTTTGGCAGTCCTTTTAGCGAACACCACAACCTCAGAGTCGGGATCTACCTTGGCATTTTATGAATTTTGAGTCAAATGTGTCTaataaacaatttaaaaattgCATAAATAGATGAGAGAATACCAGAAGGATTCCAAGTAAAAGTATCTTTAAACCGGTGTCCATCAATTTCTAGGTCCAATCGAATCGGTACTAAATTATCCGCCGTCGGCCttattaaaagaaagaaaatgcaAATAGCGTTTAACTTGATGAATTAAAATCATGGATATATGAGCAGAGAAAAGCGCAACTTACATCCTGAACTTAAGGGTTTTAGAAGAGGCTGATGCGAATCCTTTCATTTGAGTTTAGTTATGGAGGGAATCTCAGTTCAGTATTCTTCGTTTAACTGGCTTTCTGGAAACTTACAGCTCAGGCAGGAAGTGCCTGCTCGATCGAGGCTAATGCTCAGCGGGACAGACATTTTGTGTGGGTTACTGTTGGGCCTAAAAACAAAGATAAGCAGAGTTTCAAAACAGCCCATCACAAAAACTGCACAACACAaagaatcattttttttataatgcaCAATTTTATTCCTTCTCTGTTTTGTGAAGTGCATCTTTATCCTCAATGTGTGTAAAATAGGGTAATCTTATGTCTatctaattaaaataaaataaaaattgaacagGTTAATAatcttccaaacaaatttattaataaataaatatagttttatgtattttaataagttatttataactgttttaatattatagtaaaaaaaattaggtaaCTTTTTGTGATCAACTTGTATATGATAAATCTAAATATTGACATGTATATTGGTACcagaataaatattttagaaataattgatgtttggaagaTCTAGTATTACAATTATATAACGagtaaaaaaatagtaaatcaatttgtttaaattttctattaaatatgagtaaaaataattttacttaaaaactttagagataaaattgtatCGTTCCGTACGTTATGGGTAAATATGTTCTtcccacaaaaaaaaatgataggagcaaatttaaattttatcccCTCTTTTCTTAAATGAGAAATCACCTAAAATCTTCTAATTTTTCCAAAAGAGTTTTTAGTAAATATCattaatttaaaaacaaaactcttaaactatcaaaaggTTCTCATTCTTATAGTTTTGTATTTTGAGAATACTCGTTTCCGATAAATTTTGTTATCGTTCTCGCCATTTTGGCTTATTTGCTTTGTTTTTCATTTGATCATGTACAATTGTATATTTTGATGTTTGTGGTATTTTTCACTTTTATATTTTGTCTTGTAATTTTATGTGTTTCGTgttgttctttctttttccttttgtgTTTTCGTTCTATGTTAAGTTTGTAAGTTTTTAGATGTTACATATGATCTTCgtttttttgttttagttttttgtCACTGTTTTCATATGggtaataaaatttcatgtaaGACTTCTATAAGTTCGTTCATTCtcatttttatggttttgtatTTTGAGAATACTCATCCAATTTTTGTTATCGCTTTCATATATTATCGATTTTGCTCATCATTTTGGCTCATTGGCTTTGTTTTTCAGTTGATAATGTTGTTAGCGTTATTTTTGAAATATgttaatttcaaccttgtcacgtgtggttagggtgcgggcgtgccagaggaATTATTCCTCAATTATGAAAAACGGTTACGTTTGTGAAATTGTGCgccgaaaacatgaattctaaatcgaagcgattggcgagggacgcaaggattgaaaaagtcccccttgggtctctagcgccgttatagaaactttgctagattgattatttttatttaagctaagcgtacGAATTGAGGACGGAAAATTAAAGGAAATTAATCAATGAATAGGATTCTACATACACAAAagcaaaaggaaaaagaaagaaaagaaaaatagtttGCATACCCATATTTGGAAGATTGAAAGCTTGATTCTAAATGCTTGTTGAGCTTTAGGAAAGAAAATggcagaaacaaaaaaaaagagtaacaaaagaggaagaaaagTTGTAGACAGATTAAGATGGAGAGTTccaaggaattcaaattccaaaAATCCTGCAGGATTCTTTTTTCCATTATCTTaaaaagagaaaaggtttaataaaacttcttttgtacataaattttatttttgctaattcatttatgcacaaaagagggggcaattgttggcccaaaataaaataaattttattttatgtatatagaatgcttgggttttgattttaggatatagtttatattttgcctaggaaataataataataaaataaaaattagaaaacaaTTTGTAAACTCacctcaaatacgcggggcgtgtatttcCATATGCGAGGCGTATACCACACATCCGAAGGCGTATCGCTTCAGAGACTCCTTTACGCGGGGTGTGTCTtcctatacgccacgcgtaaagcgCATCAACAAGgtgttccaagatcagaagcacAAACACACAGGACATCCTTCTCTTACGCAGGACGTACCTTCCTACGCGGGACGTGACACCAGAGGCGCCACGCGTAAACACCATCAACGAAATGCACAAGGCTCAAGGCCtccaacacgcggggcgtactatctctctcggcagcagttggaagcagtcaacagcagttagtggaagttgagaaagttaagttagttgatgatgtggcaaggtaGTGGTGAGTTAGTGgataaataattaccaaaataccactcaataattaccaaaacaccactccaaaaaactataaatagacctcctccccttcataaaaaatcactcaatccaacacaacaaaacccccttcctaaggtccctttcaatgctctctagttcttagttcttaagttcttttgttcttagttcttcaagttcttcaagttcttcctttcgttcttcatttttcttagcttcAATTCTTCTTTTAGCTTGCCTTTAGATttagttccaatagcctctttccaagttttttcaattcgatttagcattcctaagcctttaatttgctcaattcatAGAGAGAATTctgtttttcaaattaattttccagattcgtccaactaCTTTCAAGGcccgatttcgtccatttaaagtcatttttttgctttcaatcccttcaacaaagttgttccttacgtcctgaagttcgatctagtgtatttatttTCCTAATTCCGTGTtcagaaactctatttataagtcgatctttccagcccaaattcttttagatactctgtttccagaatttttcAGATTCGATCAGTTATTTTCAACTTccaatttcgtctacttagcatccgttttagccttcgatcccttatagaagtttgctcttgacctcctgaagttaaatttagcccatttactcgtccaattccgtgttcttaagcgCCCAAACCAGCCTCCCGAAGTTGAAGGTTAAATCTGCCTCATTTGCCTACCATACGTTTAGTCATTGCAAagagcacataccgtacgggcccgaccggctgcagctctccaagaacctcgcaccaacaccaaaattcaacgtcaatccgagatagctattgtggctctgagtttgttgttgaattccaaattttttttttatcgcatttcaattctttgtattgatttgttcattctaattcaattgattacctatatgtttaatatagagatttctcaattgtaattcatttcattttaatgcttactttgaacacatgtattcaaacactcgttcatatcaataaataccatttttcccaaaatctcgtgtcaatttcgcactttaatttcctttaatTTTCCGTCCTCAATTCgtacgcttagcttaaataaaaataatcaatctagcaaagtttctataacggcgctagagacccaagggggactttttcaatccttgcgtccctcgccaatcgcttcgatttagaattcatgttttcggcgcacaatttcacaaacgtaaccatttttcataattgagaaataatttctctggcacgcccgcaccctaaccacacgtgacaaggttgaaattagcatatttcgaaaataacgctaacaatttttggcacgcccagtgggacctttatttaagctttgccaaaaattgCAAAAGCCCGTTTCTTTTCAAGCCACGTGTATATTTTTCATTCAGTTTTTAAACCACTTGTTTTTCATGCTTTgctttaattccattaataagtgtttatttatttctttgttctttcttttttcaacaCTAGATTTACTAacttaatttcatcattttcacttATAAATACTCACGGAGGATGCCTCTCAGGAAGAACACCGGGAAAGATCCAATTCCATCGGACTccgaagagagtcaaaatcaAAACCAAGACCGTAACAACGAACCCGGAATGCCCGAAGGCTTTGTGGCCGAGACGGTGAGCCATAGTCACGATAcaaaccaacaaccacctcaaggccCGCCCATATTCAACTTGGCACCATTTATAGCAAATATGGAGAAGCAAATCAACCAATTTCTACATGGGTTTTCACAAACCATGAGAGAGAATAATGAAGCTATATACAGCGCAATGCAAGCTAGCAACGAGGTCATGTTCAAAGCTAACAGCGAGGCGATGAACGATTCCAACAAGGTTCCGGCCCTCGAGGAGAGGATTGTCGATTTAACCGGAGAAATCGGCAAAATCCCAGAGAAATGCGCCGAGCTTTTCTCACAAAAGTCAAGATCCCAAGGACTGGCAAGCAATGGAAAAGGAACGCCGATCT comes from the Euphorbia lathyris chromosome 5, ddEupLath1.1, whole genome shotgun sequence genome and includes:
- the LOC136230287 gene encoding chromatin structure-remodeling complex protein BSH, giving the protein MKGFASASSKTLKFRMPTADNLVPIRLDLEIDGHRFKDTFTWNPSDPDSEVVVFAKRTAKDLKLPPAFVMQIAQSIQTQLAEFRSYEGQDMFTGEKILPIKLDLRVNHTLIKDQFLWDLNNFDSDPEDFAKTFCKDMDIEDPEVGPAVAFAIREQLYEIAIQSVATARESRLSKKGRRSAEYPTASKAGGAALDLMKLFSNKYSVVRKRKEWDLYEPIVDLLSNEEVDALEAREERNLR